From Passer domesticus isolate bPasDom1 chromosome 8, bPasDom1.hap1, whole genome shotgun sequence, a single genomic window includes:
- the LOC135306496 gene encoding cytochrome P450 2C9-like isoform X1 produces the protein MKMELLGGATVVLLVCIACLLSFAAWKGRSGKGKMPPGPAPLPILGNLLQMKTSNMTKTLQKLSEEYGPVFTVHMGSDPVVVLHGYDVVKEALIDRADEFAARGREPTGDRANQGLGIVFSNNEPWLHVRRFSLTALRNFGMGKRSIEERIQEESDYLLEEIHKTKGTPFDATFMLSCAVSNVICSIVFGRRYDYKDKKFLALMSNVNNITEMMSSSWGQLYQMFSSILDYLPGPHNNVFAEFDALKAFVAEEVKLHQASLDPNSPQDYIDCFLSKMQEEKDRPNSSFHMKNLVTCAFDLFIAGTETTSATLKYGLLLLIKYPKIQEKIQEEIDQVVGRSRKPSVADRTQMPYTDAVVHEIQRFIAFVPLSLPHTVTKDTSFRDYIIPKGTTIYPVLASVLHDSKEFPNPHEFNPEHFLNKDGSFRKSNFFMPFSAGKRICPGEGLARMEIFLFLATILQNFTLKTVVNPQELSITPTLSGISNVPPDFQLRAFPR, from the exons ATGAAAATGGAGCTCCTGGGAGGAGCCACTGTTGTCCTCCTGGTTTGCATTGCTTGCCTGCTCTCCTTTGCAGCATGGAAAGGAAGGTCTGGGAAGGGGAAGATGCCTCCAGGACCAGCTCCCCTTCCCATTCTAGGTAACCTGCTGCAGATGAAAACAAGTAACATGACCAAAACCCTCCAGAAG CTCAGTGAAGAGTATGGACCCGTGTTCACAGTGCACATGGGCTCTGACCCAGTGGTGGTGCTGCACGGATACGATGTGGTGAAAGAAGCCTTGATCGATCGCGCGGACGAGTTTGCTGCCAGAGGACGTGAGCCAACTGGAGACAGGGCTAACCAGGGATTAG GAATTGTTTTTAGCAACAACGAGCCATGGTTGCACGTCCGGCGGTTTTCTCTCACCGCTCTGCGGAATTTTGGAATGGGGAAGAGGAGCATTGAAGAGAGGATACAGGAGGAATCTGACTACTTGCTGGAGGAAATCCACAAAACAAAGG GAACACCTTTTGACGCAACCTTcatgctgagctgtgctgtctCCAATGTCATATGCTCCATTGTCTTTGGGAGACGATATGATTATAAAGACAAGAAGTTCCTGGCTCTGATGAGCAACGTGAACAACATCACTGAGATGATGagctccagctggggacag ctcTACCAGATGTTCTCAAGTATCTTGGATTACCTGCCTGGCCCACACAACAATGTATTTGCAGAATTTGATGCTCTAAAAGCCTTTGTAGCAGAGGAGGTGAAGTTGCACCAAGCCTCCCTAGATCCCAACTCCCCTCAGGATTACATCGACTGTTTCCTCAGCAAAATGCAGGAG GAGAAAGATCGTCCCAATTCCAGTTTCCACATGAAGAACCTGGTAACATGTGCTTTTGACTTGTTCATTGCTGGAACTGAGACAACAAGCGCCACACTAAAATATGGGCTTCTGCTTCTTATCAAATATCCAAAGATACAAG AGAAAATTCAAGAAGAGATTGACCAGGTAGTAGGACGATCAAGAAAACCCAGCGTGGCTGACCGGACCCAGATGCCCTACACGGATGCCGTGGTCCATGAAATCCAGCGCTTCATCGCTTTTGTCCCCCTGTCTCTCCCTCACACTGTGACCAAAGACACCAGCTTCAGAGACTACATCATTCCAAAG GGCACCACGATTTACCCTGTCCTCGCTTCTGTCCTCCATGACAGTAAAGAGTTTCCAAACCCACATGAGTTCAATCCTGAACATTTCTTGAATAAGGATGGCAGCTTTAGGAAGAGCAACTTCTTCATGCCCTTCTCAGCAG GAAAACGAATATGCCCAGGAGAGGGCCTGGCACGAATGGAGATATTCTTATTCTTAGCCACCATCTTGCAGAACTTTACTTTGAAGACTGTTGTCAacccccaggagctcagcatAACCCCAACTCTGAGTGGGATAAGCAATGTACCTCCTGACTTCCAGCTCCGTGCTTTCCCCCGCTGA